Proteins encoded within one genomic window of Natator depressus isolate rNatDep1 chromosome 1, rNatDep2.hap1, whole genome shotgun sequence:
- the CNMD gene encoding leukocyte cell-derived chemotaxin 1, with translation MAESAEKVPIALAGPEDVERSLPPAYTAVPVTPASPGRLLKIGAVVLIAGALLLLCGAIGAFYFWKGSDRHIYNVHYTMSINGKVQEGSMEIDSGNNLETFKTGSGNEEAIEVHDFQIGITGIRFAGGEKCYIKAQAKAHIPDVNTMTKESLSFDLEDEIMPVKFDENSLIWVAVDQPVKDNSFLSPKILELCGDLPIFWLRPTYPKDSQRKKREIKRKIRQAQSNFDLDQIEATAGIVNTRTTTTQTVQKPERQSNATGPSEQDSSSNFNPENPYHQLEGEGMTFDPMLDHEGVCCIECRRSYTQCQRICEPLMGYYPWPYNYQGCRSACRIIMPCSWWVARILGVV, from the exons ATGGCCGAGAGCGCGGAGAAAGTGCCCATCGCCCTGGCGGGGCCGGAGGACGTGGAGCGGAGCCTGCCGCCT GCCTACACGGCGGTGCCGGTGACACCCGCCAGCCCGGGGCGGCTGCTGAAGATCGGGGCCGTGGTGCTCatcgccggagccctgctgctcctgTGCGGAGCCATCGGAGCCTTCTACTTCTGGAAGGGGAGCGACCGGCAC ATTTACAATGTCCATTATACTATGAGTATTAATGGAAAAGTACAAGAGGGATCAATGGAAATAGATTCTGGGAACAACCTAGAGACCTTTAAAACTGGAAGTGGAAATGAAGAGGCTATAGAAGTTCATGATTTCCAGATA GGCATCACTGGAATCCGTTTTGCTGGAGGAGAGAAATGCTACATTAAAGCACAAGCTAAAGCTCACATCCCCGATGTCAATACTATGACTAAAGAAAGCCTCTCGTTTGATCTG GAAGATGAAATTATGCCAGTTAAATTTGATGAAAATTCCCTTATCTGGGTGGCTGTAGATCAGCCGGTTAAGGATAACAGCTTCCTAAGTCCCAAAATTTTAGAGCTTTGTGGAGATCTTCCTATTTTCTGGCTTCGACCAACATACCCAAAAG ACAGCCAGAGAAAGAAGCGAGAAATCAAGAGAAAAATACGTCAAGCTCAATCAAACTTTGATCTGGACCAAATTGAAGCTACTGCTGGCATAGTAAATACCAGGACAACTACTACCCAGACTGTTCAAAAACCAGAACGCCAATCTAACGCCACTGGTCCCAGTGAGCAAGATTCTAGTTCAAACTTTAATCCAGAAAATCCGTATCAT CAACTTGAAGGCGAAGGGATGACTTTTGACCCAATGCTGGACCACGAAGGTGTGTGCTGTATTGAATGTAGACGAAGTTACACACAATGCCAGAGAATTTGTGAACCTCTCATGGGCTATTACCCATGGCCCTATAACTACCAAGGATGTCGTTCCGCCTGCCGAATTATTATGCCCTGCAGCTGGTGGGTTGCCCGTATCTTGGGTGTCGTGTGA